A genomic segment from Klebsiella africana encodes:
- a CDS encoding amino acid ABC transporter permease, with the protein MTEQLHFSELWPHWPELLAGLWVTVQLTVLATIGGLAIGILGAAIRSGRPGMLSRVWGGYVEIIRNTPFVVQLFFIVFGLPNLGLKMTAGEAALLAMVVNLGAYSTEIVRAGIQVTPKGQWEAGRVLGLSRTQTFVRVVLPPALQRIYPALVSQCIIVMLGSSVVSQVSYEELTFAANLIQSRTFLSFEVYLVTTGIYLALSIAMRQLLMAAGRKWLGVQA; encoded by the coding sequence ATGACGGAGCAACTTCATTTCTCTGAGCTCTGGCCGCACTGGCCGGAGCTGCTGGCCGGCCTGTGGGTGACGGTGCAGTTGACGGTGCTGGCGACGATAGGCGGCCTGGCGATCGGCATCCTCGGGGCGGCGATCCGCAGCGGGCGCCCGGGAATGCTCAGCCGGGTATGGGGCGGATATGTGGAAATCATCCGTAACACGCCGTTTGTGGTGCAGCTCTTTTTTATCGTCTTTGGTTTACCGAACCTGGGACTGAAGATGACCGCCGGTGAAGCGGCGCTGCTCGCGATGGTGGTTAACCTCGGCGCCTATAGTACTGAGATCGTCCGCGCCGGCATCCAGGTGACGCCGAAGGGCCAGTGGGAAGCCGGTCGCGTGCTCGGGCTCAGCCGGACGCAAACCTTCGTTCGCGTCGTATTGCCCCCGGCGCTGCAGCGGATTTACCCGGCGCTGGTCAGCCAGTGCATCATCGTGATGCTCGGCTCGTCAGTGGTGTCGCAGGTCTCCTATGAGGAGCTGACCTTCGCCGCCAACCTGATCCAGTCGCGGACATTTTTGAGCTTTGAGGTCTATCTGGTAACCACCGGGATCTACTTAGCGTTATCGATAGCGATGCGCCAGCTGCTGATGGCGGCGGGGCGTAAATGGCTGGGGGTACAGGCCTGA
- a CDS encoding amino acid ABC transporter permease, which yields MTTFTDWDIIRNLLLAGRWTVLLSLVAFTGGALVTLPLLLLRLTGGRQVKRLIRGYIELFQGTPLLMQLFLAFFGVALFGVDVSAWTAASVALTLYTSAFLLDIWFGSIRALPKGQWEASRCLGLSFGQTLYRVVAPQALRIAIAPTVGFAVQVIKGTALASIIGFVELTKAGTMLTNVTYQPFKVFALVALGYFILCYPLSRYSRYLENKFNASHHH from the coding sequence ATGACCACTTTTACTGACTGGGACATTATCCGCAACCTGCTGCTGGCCGGTCGCTGGACGGTGCTGCTGTCGCTGGTCGCGTTCACCGGCGGGGCGCTGGTGACCTTACCGTTACTGCTGCTGCGCCTCACCGGCGGACGCCAGGTGAAACGGCTGATCCGCGGGTACATTGAGCTGTTCCAGGGCACGCCGCTGCTGATGCAGCTGTTTCTGGCATTCTTTGGCGTGGCGCTGTTCGGCGTCGACGTCTCGGCGTGGACCGCCGCCTCGGTCGCCCTGACGCTCTACACCAGCGCCTTTCTGCTGGATATCTGGTTCGGCAGCATTCGCGCGCTGCCGAAAGGCCAGTGGGAGGCCTCGCGCTGTCTCGGGCTGAGCTTCGGCCAGACCCTGTACCGGGTGGTGGCGCCGCAGGCGCTGCGCATTGCCATCGCGCCGACGGTGGGCTTTGCCGTACAGGTGATCAAAGGCACGGCGCTGGCATCGATTATCGGCTTTGTGGAGCTGACCAAGGCCGGGACGATGCTGACCAACGTCACTTATCAGCCGTTTAAAGTGTTTGCCCTGGTGGCGCTGGGCTATTTCATTCTGTGCTATCCGCTGTCCCGCTACAGCCGCTATCTGGAGAACAAATTCAATGCCTCTCATCACCATTAA
- the hpxK gene encoding allantoate amidohydrolase codes for MSDTARQQAEREAAASRVMARADRLAALSESADALTRVYLSPEHLQANQLVGQWMQAAGMMVWQDSVGNICGRYEGQQEGAPAVLLGSHLDTVRNAGRYDGMLGVLTAIEVVQRLHQQGRRLAKAIEIVGFGDEEGTRFGITLLGSRGVTGTWPESWLSQCDADGVSVAQALVNAGLDPARIGDAARHSQDIAAYLELHIEQGPCLEQAGLALGVVEAINGARRLTCRFTGEAGHAGTVPMLHRKDALAAAAEWMVQVEYLTRQRGGNLVATVGTLRCAPGAVNVIPGEVQLTLDIRGPQDAPLTALLDELLGEAQAIAGRRQLSFAAEEYYRIAATACDSHLQAVLSEAVAAVQGRSLTLPSGAGHDAIAIAERWPSAMLFVRCLGGVSHHPAESVTAADVGLAIDAFSRAVEKVADA; via the coding sequence ATGAGTGACACCGCCCGCCAGCAGGCGGAGAGAGAGGCGGCCGCCAGCCGGGTGATGGCGCGTGCCGATCGGCTGGCCGCCCTCAGCGAAAGCGCTGATGCCCTGACCCGGGTCTATCTGTCGCCCGAGCATCTGCAGGCCAACCAGCTGGTGGGCCAGTGGATGCAGGCTGCCGGCATGATGGTGTGGCAGGACAGCGTCGGCAACATCTGCGGACGTTATGAAGGACAGCAGGAGGGGGCGCCAGCGGTGCTGCTGGGCTCTCATCTTGACACCGTGCGCAACGCCGGGCGCTACGACGGCATGCTCGGCGTGCTGACGGCGATTGAGGTGGTCCAGCGTCTGCACCAGCAGGGGCGACGGCTGGCGAAGGCAATCGAGATCGTCGGCTTTGGCGATGAAGAGGGCACCCGCTTCGGCATCACCCTGCTCGGCAGCCGCGGCGTTACCGGCACCTGGCCTGAAAGCTGGCTGTCACAGTGCGATGCTGACGGGGTGAGCGTCGCCCAGGCGCTGGTGAATGCCGGACTCGATCCGGCGCGCATCGGCGACGCGGCCCGTCACTCGCAGGATATCGCTGCCTATCTGGAACTGCATATCGAGCAGGGGCCGTGCCTGGAGCAGGCGGGGCTGGCGCTGGGCGTGGTGGAGGCGATTAACGGCGCCCGCCGCCTGACCTGCCGTTTTACCGGCGAAGCTGGCCATGCCGGCACGGTGCCGATGCTTCATCGCAAGGACGCCCTCGCCGCGGCGGCAGAATGGATGGTGCAGGTGGAATACCTGACCCGGCAGCGCGGCGGTAACCTGGTGGCGACGGTCGGCACCCTGCGCTGTGCGCCGGGCGCGGTGAACGTGATACCGGGCGAGGTGCAGTTGACGCTGGATATTCGCGGCCCGCAGGATGCGCCGCTGACGGCGCTGCTGGATGAGCTGCTGGGCGAGGCGCAGGCCATTGCCGGGCGTCGCCAGCTGAGTTTCGCCGCCGAGGAGTATTATCGCATCGCCGCCACCGCCTGCGACAGTCACCTGCAGGCGGTGCTGAGCGAGGCGGTGGCGGCGGTACAGGGGCGTTCGCTGACGCTGCCGAGCGGCGCAGGGCATGACGCCATTGCCATCGCCGAGCGCTGGCCATCGGCCATGCTGTTTGTGCGCTGCCTGGGGGGCGTCAGCCATCACCCGGCGGAGTCGGTTACCGCCGCCGACGTCGGGCTGGCTATCGACGCTTTCTCCCGGGCGGTAGAGAAGGTAGCTGACGCCTGA
- a CDS encoding amino acid ABC transporter ATP-binding protein, with translation MPLITINQMQKYYGDNHVLKGVDLDIDMGEVISIIGRSGSGKSTLLRCINGLEGYQEGSIKLGGMTITDRDSQAREISRSIGMVFQNFNLFPHMTALENVMLAPRRVLKKSQAECRELARRMLEKVGLGDRLDYYPANLSGGQQQRVAIARALAMSPKVLLCDEITSALDPELVGEVLKVLEQLAAEGMTLILVTHEMNFAREVGDRVVFMHQGRVWEQGDSKTLFASPQTSELKQFISSVRGLN, from the coding sequence ATGCCTCTCATCACCATTAATCAGATGCAGAAGTACTACGGCGACAACCATGTGTTGAAGGGCGTCGATCTGGATATCGACATGGGGGAAGTGATCTCGATCATCGGCCGCAGCGGCTCGGGCAAAAGCACCCTGCTGCGCTGCATCAATGGTCTGGAGGGCTACCAGGAGGGGAGCATCAAGCTCGGGGGCATGACTATCACCGACCGCGATTCCCAGGCGCGGGAGATCAGCCGCTCTATCGGTATGGTGTTCCAGAACTTCAATCTCTTTCCGCATATGACGGCGCTGGAGAACGTCATGCTGGCCCCGCGGCGGGTGCTGAAGAAGTCTCAGGCCGAATGCCGGGAGCTGGCGCGGCGGATGCTGGAGAAGGTCGGTCTTGGCGACCGTCTGGATTACTACCCGGCCAACCTCTCCGGTGGCCAGCAGCAGCGTGTGGCCATTGCCCGGGCGCTGGCCATGTCGCCGAAAGTTTTACTCTGTGACGAAATCACTTCGGCGCTCGACCCGGAACTGGTGGGCGAAGTGCTGAAGGTGCTGGAGCAGCTGGCGGCGGAAGGTATGACGCTGATCCTCGTCACCCATGAAATGAATTTTGCCCGCGAAGTGGGCGACCGCGTGGTGTTTATGCATCAGGGACGCGTCTGGGAGCAGGGCGACAGCAAAACGCTGTTTGCCAGTCCGCAGACCAGCGAACTGAAACAGTTTATCTCCTCGGTGCGCGGTCTTAACTAA
- a CDS encoding pyridoxal-phosphate-dependent aminotransferase family protein produces MDITQFSQINPPQRLLMGPGPINADPRVLRAMSSQLVGQYDPAMTHYMNEVMALYRGVFRTENRWTMLVDGTSRAGIEAILVSAIRPGDKVLVPVFGRFGHLLCEIARRCRAEVHTIEVPWGEVFTPDQVEDAIKRVRPRLLLTVQGDTSTTMLQPLAELGEICRRHDVLFYTDATASLGGNPLETDAWQLDAVSAGMQKCLGGPSGTSPITLSPRMEDVIRRRRCIEQGIRTDAHHDGVDEMIYSNYFDLGMVMDYWGPERLNHHTEATSALFAARECARLILQEGLDNGIARHKLHGDALLKGVQAMGLETFGDLRHKMNNVLGVVIPNGVNGDQVRKLMLDDFGIEIGTSFGPLHGKVWRIGTMGYNARKDCVMQTLSALEAVLNYLKFTTTQGAAMQAAWDHYRTEATL; encoded by the coding sequence ATGGATATCACTCAGTTTTCACAAATTAACCCGCCGCAGCGCCTGCTGATGGGCCCGGGGCCGATCAATGCCGACCCGCGCGTGCTGCGCGCCATGTCGAGCCAGCTGGTTGGCCAGTACGATCCGGCGATGACCCACTACATGAATGAAGTCATGGCGCTCTACCGCGGCGTGTTTCGCACCGAAAATCGCTGGACGATGCTGGTCGACGGCACCTCGCGCGCCGGAATCGAAGCGATTCTGGTGTCGGCGATCCGTCCCGGTGACAAGGTGCTGGTACCGGTGTTCGGCCGGTTTGGTCATCTGCTGTGCGAGATTGCGCGCCGCTGCCGGGCAGAGGTGCACACCATCGAAGTGCCGTGGGGCGAGGTCTTTACGCCGGATCAGGTTGAGGACGCGATCAAGCGCGTGCGCCCGCGCCTGCTGCTCACCGTGCAGGGCGATACCTCGACCACCATGCTGCAGCCGCTGGCGGAGCTGGGGGAGATTTGCCGTCGTCACGATGTGCTGTTCTATACCGACGCCACCGCGTCGCTCGGCGGCAACCCGCTGGAAACCGACGCCTGGCAGCTGGACGCGGTGTCCGCCGGGATGCAGAAGTGCCTGGGCGGCCCCTCCGGCACGTCGCCCATCACCCTCAGCCCGCGGATGGAAGACGTCATCCGCCGCCGCCGCTGCATTGAGCAGGGGATCCGCACCGATGCGCATCACGACGGCGTCGACGAGATGATCTACTCCAACTATTTCGATCTCGGCATGGTGATGGATTACTGGGGGCCGGAGCGCCTTAACCACCATACCGAAGCGACCTCGGCGCTGTTCGCCGCCCGGGAGTGCGCGCGCCTGATCCTCCAGGAGGGACTCGACAACGGCATCGCCCGCCACAAACTGCACGGCGATGCGCTGCTGAAGGGCGTCCAGGCGATGGGGCTCGAGACCTTTGGCGACCTGCGGCATAAAATGAATAACGTGCTGGGGGTGGTGATCCCCAACGGGGTCAACGGCGATCAGGTACGCAAACTGATGCTGGACGATTTCGGCATTGAAATTGGCACCTCGTTTGGGCCGTTGCACGGTAAAGTCTGGCGCATTGGCACCATGGGCTATAACGCGCGTAAAGACTGCGTGATGCAGACGCTCAGTGCGCTGGAAGCGGTCCTGAACTACCTCAAGTTCACCACCACTCAGGGTGCGGCGATGCAGGCAGCCTGGGATCACTACCGCACCGAGGCCACCCTATGA